A part of Aegilops tauschii subsp. strangulata cultivar AL8/78 chromosome 2, Aet v6.0, whole genome shotgun sequence genomic DNA contains:
- the LOC141040914 gene encoding cytochrome P450 76M5-like, whose product MRDPKAWERAVEFVPERFLDKAAAVEFWGKDYEFIPFGSGRRLCPGPSMAERVVSFVLALLLHAFEWRLPGGVAADKLDVTEKFTTVNTLVVRLRAVLVVVT is encoded by the coding sequence ATGCGGGACCCGAAGGCGTGGGAGAGGGCCGTCGAGTTCGTCCCGGAGAGGTTCCTGGATAAGGCCGCGGCGGTGGAGTTCTGGGGCAAGGACTATGAGTTCATCCCGTTCGGGTCCGGCCGGCGGCTGTGCCCCGGCCCATCGATGGCGGAGCGGGTGGTGTCGTTTGTGCTGGCGTTGCTGTTGCACGCGTTCGAGTGGCGGCTCCCAGGTGGCGTGGCGGCCGACAAGCTGGACGTCACCGAGAAGTTCACCACTGTCAACACGCTCGTTGTGCGCCTGAGGGCCGTCCTCGTCGTGGTCACCTAG